A single window of Methanothermobacter marburgensis str. Marburg DNA harbors:
- the dph5 gene encoding diphthine synthase, with translation MLYIIGLGLYDENDISVKGLKALKACSRVYAEFYTAILQGASLSAIEELTGKDIDILRREEIEEERIPLLEAEKSDVALLVPGDPLVATTHTELILDARRRGIETRVIHASSIISAAPGLAGLQAYKFGRIITVPFTSENYFPTSPYVNIRDNLERDSHSLVLLDIEAHKRRYMTANEGLEYLLRASEKLGDDTINEKTLAVVIARAGSERPLVRADAISSLIKEDFGDPLHCLVVPGALHFIEAEYLVEVAGAPRSIVEGMII, from the coding sequence ATGCTTTACATAATTGGACTTGGACTTTACGATGAAAATGACATATCAGTTAAGGGCCTGAAGGCCTTAAAGGCCTGCAGCAGGGTTTACGCTGAATTCTACACTGCAATCCTTCAGGGTGCCAGTTTATCTGCAATTGAGGAGTTAACCGGTAAGGATATAGATATACTGCGCAGGGAGGAAATTGAGGAGGAAAGGATACCACTTCTTGAGGCAGAAAAATCCGATGTGGCACTCCTTGTCCCGGGGGACCCCCTCGTTGCAACCACACATACAGAACTGATCCTGGACGCAAGGAGGAGGGGCATAGAGACAAGGGTCATTCATGCATCATCAATAATATCCGCTGCACCGGGCCTTGCAGGGCTGCAGGCCTACAAATTCGGGAGGATAATTACGGTACCATTCACATCAGAAAATTACTTCCCAACATCCCCCTACGTTAATATAAGGGATAACCTTGAGAGGGATTCCCATTCACTGGTGCTCCTGGATATAGAGGCCCATAAAAGGAGGTACATGACTGCAAATGAGGGCCTTGAATACCTGCTGCGGGCATCAGAGAAACTTGGTGATGACACAATCAATGAAAAGACCCTGGCAGTTGTAATTGCAAGGGCAGGTTCTGAAAGACCCCTTGTGAGGGCTGATGCAATATCCTCACTTATTAAGGAGGACTTTGGGGATCCACTTCACTGTCTTGTTGTCCCCGGCGCACTCCACTTCATCGAGGCCGAGTACCTTGTTGAGGTTGCAGGCGCGCCCCGCTCCATTGTGGAGGGGATGATAATCTGA